One region of Faecalibacter bovis genomic DNA includes:
- a CDS encoding helix-turn-helix domain-containing protein: MFLVLRLLFILTPAILLSQQKSSYEEIYNNIENHPTNKQIIIADSLLKNAKNANERVYSYFYKAHIGLYSNDYHQAYENLNMADSIIEANHFTKEKVTALFMLNGVYQNLKMYAKYKDNIQEINDIIEQWPKDEHYLKVKAGNLLSLANYYSYIKDHENALIEYKRSIEFLEDKKMYTKTLLKAYNDLAILYGKDDLDSSIKTFSKMNDINTKYVNNKLFSINYYLNVGVCYKLKEDYNKSKEFLEKALALANKYEIEFYISSINDQLVIIYDKLGNETKSDSIANIEFAKTKEVLKNKLETNNIVTNKIINQAKQEIDNQSESKSYLIFIAGFIVCFLAAIIFILFRKKREEKRKFDQILASYNKNVASKVDMIQPIEKQQSKSTNEFISKAKEEEILEALNLFEKSKKFTDSDMTISILATELNTNIKYVSYILKNYRNCNYSQYINQNRIDYLIALLIEDPKIRKYKLDYLANLVGFSSNNRLTILFKEYKGISPSDFIHKLNNEK; the protein is encoded by the coding sequence ATGTTTTTAGTTTTACGCCTTTTATTTATTTTAACACCAGCTATATTATTAAGTCAACAAAAATCTTCCTACGAAGAAATTTATAATAATATTGAAAATCATCCCACAAACAAGCAGATTATAATCGCAGATTCCCTTTTGAAAAATGCAAAAAATGCAAATGAAAGGGTATATTCTTATTTCTATAAAGCGCACATAGGCCTTTATTCTAATGATTATCATCAAGCTTATGAGAATTTAAATATGGCTGATTCTATCATTGAAGCAAATCATTTTACGAAAGAAAAAGTTACAGCTTTATTCATGTTAAATGGAGTGTATCAAAATTTAAAAATGTATGCCAAGTATAAAGATAACATACAGGAAATAAATGATATAATTGAACAATGGCCGAAAGATGAGCATTATTTAAAAGTTAAAGCAGGTAATTTATTATCATTGGCAAATTATTATTCATACATAAAAGATCACGAAAATGCTTTAATTGAATATAAACGAAGTATCGAATTTTTAGAGGATAAAAAGATGTACACCAAAACATTATTAAAGGCTTATAATGATTTGGCTATTCTTTACGGTAAAGATGATTTGGATTCGTCTATCAAGACTTTTTCTAAAATGAATGATATTAATACCAAATATGTAAATAATAAACTATTCTCTATCAATTATTATTTGAATGTTGGGGTTTGTTATAAATTAAAAGAAGATTACAATAAATCTAAAGAATTTTTAGAGAAAGCTCTTGCTTTGGCTAATAAATATGAAATTGAATTTTACATTTCCAGTATTAATGATCAATTAGTTATAATTTACGATAAATTAGGAAATGAAACAAAATCTGATTCTATAGCAAATATAGAGTTTGCAAAGACTAAAGAAGTATTAAAAAACAAGCTTGAAACTAATAATATTGTTACTAATAAAATAATTAATCAGGCTAAACAAGAGATTGATAATCAATCAGAATCTAAAAGTTATTTAATTTTTATTGCAGGATTTATCGTTTGTTTTTTAGCTGCTATAATTTTTATTTTGTTTAGAAAAAAAAGGGAAGAAAAAAGAAAATTTGATCAAATTTTAGCATCATACAATAAAAATGTAGCATCTAAAGTTGATATGATTCAACCAATAGAAAAACAACAATCCAAATCAACAAACGAGTTTATTTCAAAAGCAAAAGAAGAAGAAATATTAGAAGCTTTAAATTTATTTGAGAAATCTAAAAAATTTACAGATTCAGACATGACAATTTCAATTTTAGCAACTGAGTTGAATACGAACATCAAATATGTTTCTTATATCTTAAAAAATTATAGAAATTGTAATTACAGTCAATATATCAATCAAAATCGTATTGATTATTTAATCGCTTTATTGATTGAAGATCCTAAAATTAGGAAATACAAACTAGATTATTTGGCAAACT
- a CDS encoding fumarylacetoacetate hydrolase family protein translates to MKFVTYIEQQQEKVGLLYQDEIYDLSFINSELQKDLIQILADSDFTFPIIRLIQKEINLGNYQNAIVKNPQLLAPIPHPPSFRDAYAFRQHVETSRMNRGLEMIPEFDEIPVFYFSNHQAIQGPGKVYAMPHHFNQMDFELEVAIVIKKEGINISAENADEYIGGFMILNDLSARALQMQEMKLNLGPAKGKDFASMMGPYLITPDELESYKVAPKEGHVGNCYDLEMTCSVNNIEVSRGNFKDMHWTFAEIIERISYGVKLFPGDIIGSGTVGTGCFLELNGTGKRLDEKYNPQWLQPNDIIEMEVSGLGKLTNSVHLYNDN, encoded by the coding sequence ATGAAATTCGTTACTTATATAGAGCAACAACAAGAAAAAGTCGGCTTATTATACCAAGATGAAATTTATGATTTAAGTTTTATCAATTCAGAATTACAAAAAGACTTAATTCAAATATTAGCTGATTCAGATTTCACATTTCCAATCATTCGATTAATTCAAAAAGAAATCAATTTAGGAAACTATCAAAATGCAATCGTAAAAAATCCTCAATTATTAGCTCCTATTCCACATCCGCCAAGTTTTAGAGATGCTTACGCCTTTCGTCAACATGTAGAAACATCTCGTATGAACCGTGGTTTAGAAATGATTCCAGAATTTGATGAAATTCCGGTTTTTTACTTTTCCAATCATCAAGCGATTCAAGGTCCAGGTAAAGTTTATGCGATGCCACATCATTTTAATCAAATGGATTTTGAGTTGGAAGTTGCAATTGTTATCAAAAAAGAAGGAATAAATATTAGTGCTGAAAATGCTGATGAATACATTGGAGGATTTATGATTTTAAATGATTTATCGGCAAGAGCTTTGCAAATGCAAGAAATGAAATTGAACCTTGGTCCGGCTAAAGGAAAAGATTTTGCTTCGATGATGGGACCTTATTTAATTACACCTGATGAATTAGAATCATACAAAGTTGCTCCAAAAGAAGGGCATGTCGGAAATTGTTATGATTTAGAAATGACATGTTCTGTGAATAATATTGAAGTTTCTCGTGGAAATTTTAAAGATATGCATTGGACTTTTGCTGAAATTATTGAACGCATTTCTTATGGTGTTAAATTATTCCCTGGCGATATTATTGGTTCAGGAACCGTTGGTACTGGTTGTTTTTTAGAGTTAAACGGAACTGGTAAACGCTTAGATGAGAAGTACAATCCGCAATGGTTACAACCTAACGATATAATTGAAATGGAAGTAAGTGGATTAGGAAAATTAACAAATTCTGTTCATCTTTATAACGACAATTGA
- a CDS encoding TonB-dependent receptor plug domain-containing protein, protein MKKISILFVLISSFGLAQNTNDTIAIDEVSVINNRLNTKISNENRNIYVISKSEIKKLPVKILQEILQYTSGVDVRQRGPFGSQADISMDGGSFEQTLILLNGVKIVDHQTAHNTLNLPVPLEMIERIEIVRGPAARVYGNNSLTGVVNIVTKKIQKTGVFAHSYFGSNFKKDEEETGDTFTNKGFQIGGSLSKENQQHQLHLSHEKGNGYRYNTAYENNKIYYQGNFQLNENNSLEAAYGYVKNGFGANGFYAAPGDKNSKEIVETTLVTIQSKHQVSNNFTVLPRVSYRYNFDDYRYFKNDLNRARSLHYSNSIAGEINANYLLNKGQLGLGAEYRNEQINSTSIKQHTRNNFGFYAEYKTDITPKLNTNIGTYLNYNSNYGWQIFPGIDASYTLIPNLKLVANAGTSQRIPSFTDLYLDQRPGNIGNEKVEVEKAFQTEIGFKFLKGKWSFDAYYFYRNITNFIDWIRLTTDEPWQANNYGDLRTVGFNSKASVLVPINSNQRLKMGVSYSYLDPKFINSAEEYNSKYKIESLKHQFIATINYEMNNTSITFANRYYTRYSYKSYWISDIRINHIIKDKFSVYVDAQNLFNTVYNEVGAIPMPGRWISFGVRFNGI, encoded by the coding sequence TTGAAGAAAATTTCGATATTATTTGTTTTGATTAGTTCTTTTGGATTAGCACAAAATACAAATGATACAATTGCAATAGATGAAGTTTCTGTGATTAATAATCGCTTAAACACAAAAATTTCCAATGAAAATAGAAATATTTATGTCATCAGTAAATCAGAAATAAAGAAATTACCGGTAAAAATTTTACAAGAAATACTACAATATACTTCCGGAGTCGATGTTAGGCAACGTGGTCCATTTGGTTCACAGGCAGATATTTCCATGGATGGAGGAAGTTTTGAACAAACTTTAATTCTTTTGAACGGAGTAAAAATTGTAGATCATCAAACAGCACATAACACGTTAAATTTACCAGTACCTTTAGAAATGATCGAACGTATTGAAATTGTTCGTGGACCTGCAGCTCGTGTTTATGGCAACAATAGCTTAACAGGTGTTGTAAATATTGTAACGAAGAAAATTCAAAAAACCGGTGTTTTTGCTCATTCATACTTCGGTTCAAATTTTAAAAAGGATGAGGAAGAAACTGGAGATACATTTACTAATAAAGGGTTTCAAATAGGAGGGAGTTTATCTAAAGAAAATCAGCAACATCAATTGCATTTAAGCCACGAAAAAGGAAATGGTTATAGGTACAATACGGCTTACGAGAATAATAAAATATATTACCAAGGGAATTTTCAGTTGAATGAAAATAATTCGTTAGAAGCAGCTTATGGCTACGTGAAAAATGGATTTGGAGCAAATGGATTTTATGCAGCTCCGGGCGATAAAAATTCTAAAGAAATTGTAGAAACAACTTTGGTAACGATTCAATCAAAACATCAAGTTTCAAATAATTTTACAGTTTTACCGAGAGTAAGTTATCGTTATAATTTTGATGATTATCGTTATTTTAAAAATGATCTGAATCGAGCAAGATCTTTGCATTATTCCAATTCCATTGCAGGAGAAATTAATGCAAATTATCTTCTAAATAAAGGACAATTGGGATTGGGTGCAGAATATAGAAATGAACAAATAAATTCTACAAGTATTAAACAGCATACAAGAAATAATTTTGGTTTTTATGCTGAATATAAGACGGATATTACGCCAAAATTAAATACAAATATTGGTACATACCTCAATTATAATTCTAATTATGGATGGCAAATTTTTCCTGGAATTGATGCAAGTTATACATTAATTCCGAATTTAAAATTGGTTGCAAATGCAGGAACATCTCAACGAATTCCTTCGTTTACAGATTTGTATTTGGATCAGCGACCAGGAAATATTGGTAATGAAAAGGTTGAAGTGGAGAAAGCTTTTCAGACGGAAATTGGGTTCAAGTTTTTAAAAGGAAAATGGAGTTTTGATGCATATTATTTTTACCGAAACATTACAAATTTTATTGATTGGATTAGATTGACTACGGACGAACCTTGGCAAGCAAATAATTATGGAGATCTTCGTACGGTTGGATTTAATTCGAAAGCGAGTGTTTTGGTTCCGATCAATTCAAATCAGAGGTTAAAAATGGGTGTAAGTTATTCTTATTTAGATCCGAAATTTATAAATTCTGCGGAAGAGTATAATTCCAAATATAAAATTGAAAGTTTGAAACATCAGTTTATCGCAACGATAAATTATGAAATGAATAATACCTCAATAACTTTCGCAAATCGATATTATACGCGTTATTCATACAAATCGTATTGGATTTCAGATATAAGAATTAATCATATAATTAAAGATAAGTTTTCTGTTTATGTAGATGCGCAAAATTTATTTAATACAGTATATAACGAAGTTGGAGCCATTCCAATGCCAGGTCGTTGGATCAGTTTTGGTGTTCGTTTTAATGGAATTTAA
- a CDS encoding flavin reductase family protein: MQETKSFEPNTKSFDNLLKHAISPRPICFASTVDKEGNVNLSPFSFFNIMGQNPPICVFSPLRKMRDGSTKHTLENIWEQPECVINIVNYNIVQQQSLSSVEYPKGVNEFVKAGLTPIPSEMVQPPRVAESPFQLECKVREVISISDQPGAANIVVAEIVKMHVQKQFLNDDDNVSPYDLDLVARMGEDFYCRVIPEAIFEVEKPTRTIGLGIDSLPDEVKFSKFLTGNHLGQLGNVEALPSQELIDNFKNQLASRLDINKFKPIEVRHQVASKLLDQGDVQSAWFWLLMDI; the protein is encoded by the coding sequence ATGCAAGAAACAAAATCATTCGAACCGAATACAAAATCATTTGATAATTTACTAAAACATGCTATTTCTCCACGACCAATTTGTTTTGCAAGTACGGTTGATAAAGAAGGTAATGTCAATTTAAGTCCGTTTTCGTTTTTTAATATCATGGGGCAAAATCCACCTATTTGTGTATTTTCTCCGTTAAGAAAAATGCGTGATGGTTCTACAAAACATACACTGGAAAATATTTGGGAGCAACCTGAGTGTGTAATCAATATCGTGAATTACAATATTGTTCAACAGCAATCTTTATCGAGTGTTGAATATCCAAAAGGAGTCAACGAATTTGTGAAGGCGGGTTTAACTCCAATCCCTTCGGAAATGGTTCAACCACCTCGTGTAGCAGAAAGTCCATTTCAGTTAGAATGTAAAGTGCGTGAGGTAATTTCAATTTCCGATCAACCTGGAGCAGCAAATATTGTCGTTGCGGAAATTGTAAAAATGCACGTACAAAAACAATTTTTAAATGATGATGATAATGTAAGTCCATATGATTTAGATTTGGTTGCTCGTATGGGTGAAGATTTCTATTGTCGTGTAATACCCGAAGCCATTTTTGAGGTTGAAAAACCAACGCGTACTATTGGTTTAGGTATTGATTCTTTGCCAGATGAAGTTAAATTTTCTAAATTTTTAACGGGAAATCATTTAGGGCAATTAGGAAATGTGGAAGCATTACCGTCACAGGAATTAATAGATAATTTCAAAAATCAGTTAGCATCCAGATTAGATATTAATAAATTTAAACCGATTGAAGTTCGTCATCAAGTTGCTTCAAAATTATTAGACCAAGGTGATGTTCAAAGTGCTTGGTTTTGGTTATTAATGGATATCTAA